CGTCTCCTGTCATGTATAAATGGcttctgcagagaggagagatggatCATCTGTGTAAGCGAGGGTGTTCGGGTGGGTCAGCGTCCCCTGGGTGTGTGGTGTAGCTCACAGGTTcttcttactgtgtgtctcatTGTGTCCTTCTCGTTGGATCAAGGATAAAACACTTCTGCAGCTAATTATAAAAAGAGGCACCAGCAGTTTGGAACAGCTGCTTTCAGAGTTATTGTTCCAGCCCTCAGGTATGctaaatccaaacaaacaaattattcTGACACCACAGACTTCAGAGGAGGGTCTGCATGTGCTGGAGTCTGTTCAGTAGCAGAAGAGATGCGGAGCTCCTGCTGGAGGTCAGTTTATGTTTAGAGTATAGTTCAAACAAGCTGTTGGCAAGTTAGCAGCAACTGTGCAGAAgctgttaaaggagcagtatgtaactctgacacctagtggttaaaatgggtactgctgACTGAACAAAGAGAAAGATCTGTTTCAGGatatcaaacaggaagtagattttTGAGACGATGATTCAGATGTtattgagtcatgtttccacatAAAGTACGAagaacttaaaggagcagtatgtagctctgacacctagtgtttaaaatgggtactgcagtccaaattctaaacattggagagagctgtctcccccccctctctagagtcgatgctcacacaggtcaccatgtggtggacactaaagcttcagtgtttatccagctctgcatgggtctgtaaaccttgaAATGGACTTACTAGTACATACgtttgtttttgagtccctaAAGAATCAAGGTCAGAAGATGTATTTGTTGCCAAATTGTGTTACTTACAACTTCATATCTTCAGTGGGGATTGAAATTTGAAACACATTAAATTCATTGGCgcgtgtgtgcacacaaacgtCCTGGCAGCCCTACATTAGTCAGTACCCCAGGTCGGCCACCCTAGCCAAAAAAGTTTGGACCCACCTCTAACTATAGCTGTGGTgaccattttaaaacaaaccctATATTGTCCAAAGCAGTCACCACTGAGATGTGAGTTGTGGAACTATTTCCGGACGCGTGCACCTGGCGTTgcaacaaacaaatgtctgGTACTCTTTTCCAATAAAGTCTTCaatctgtttattttagttCATGATCGGGGTTCACTAATGCAACATAAATGTCCCATTCTGTCCAAAACATCATGAAGCATAAACTGTTACATCCAAGTCAACCCGGTCAAAAAACGATATGCTTCCAAACACACCTGAATCCAATTACCTGGAGCCTTGGCTAAGACTCCACCTAGTGTTCAGTGTCGGAATTACACTCAAATACAAATTTGCAGTGTTGTGTTGGGGTTTCTTGCAAGGATCaataaaacaagcattttgGCTCCTACAATAGCAAAGTGACCACGTAAAGACGCCTCATATCAAAGGGTAGTTGAGTGTTTATTACTCTGAAGACATCATTCAGTtcgtctcttcttctctgcaggtaCATGGCAATCCTGCATCCTCTCCGTCCTCGTATGAAGTACCAGACGGCGTACTGCGTGATCCTGACGGTTTGGATCGTCCCCGTCTTCATCTCCATCCCCTCCGCCTACATGGCCTCGGAGACCACGTACCCACATGTGGACGGAGGCACCTTCAAGACCTTCTGCGCTCagatctggcccgtggaccagCAGGTGTACTACCGCTCCTACTTCCTCCTTATCTTCGCTCTGGAGTTCATCGGCCCAGTGACCGTCATGGCGGTCTGCTACACCCGGATCTCCAGGGAGCTCTGGTTCAAGGACTTCCCGGGTTTCCAGACGGAGCAGATCCGACGGAAGCTTCAGAAGCGTCGGAGGACGGTGGTGGTTCTGATACTTGTGCTGGTCGCGTACATCCTGTGCTGGGCGCCTTACTACGGCTTCGCCCTGCTGCGGGACTTTTACCCCACCCTCATATCCCAGAACAGGAACTCCCTGGTGGCTTTTTACATCATTGAGTGCATCGCCATGAGCAACGGGGTCATCAACACCCTCTGCTTCATGAGCGTCCGGAACAACAAGCGCCTGAAGAAGGTCAGCAAGTTCCCGCTGAAGCTGGTGACCGCCAAGTCGGTGTACGAAGGGGAGGCGCGGACCTCCTCCCTCCGCATGACGGAGGACGTGGGGGACACTAGGCTGAGGTAGAAGTCAAAACATCAGACAGGTCACACAGCAAAGTGGATCTACTGAAACCTAAACACCGGACCGGTCTTAATGAACTTGTTCAGCGGATGTGGCGAGACGCTGGTACACCGAGGTGGCGCCGATTCTGAAAGTCTTGCCAATGGTTGCAAAAATTCAGGGCTTAGCAACTGGACTGGCACAGAACGCCGTATAACACATGGACAAagactcagtgacatcaccttttggtttctgaagtggagtttcaaaacaaacaagttattAAAAATTCACTAGATGCTGTCGTCCAAATGTTGGAAGATGCAaactgccagaaaaaaaaagatggctgcCTGAATCTTAACAGTTCATGTTTGTACGGAAAGGCGGGTTACAGAGATTATAACTCAGAAGGTTTGGTGATCAGCCAGTCATAGTGAGGGTCTACATCACAGATTGTGTTCAGGAAGTGGACctcctggttttaaaaaaagcagccaATGCAGGAGTgttttaaacctgcattctctctaatgtccagcagggggagatTCCATGATAAAATGTTCCTACTGCTGagttgatttattccctcaggaATCATTTTCCTAACACGTTTATGTTCTCAATCTgaagtttcaagtcttcttccaCACAGCATGATGCTCATTTAGCAAATGATGGTCCCGTTTAGAGTTAAAGAGaccagaaagagggggaggggttagggcggggctacctgtgattTACAAGTTGTTACCGTAGAGACGTTGGCTGCCAAAACCtcgctcatgtttattcacttACTCCTCTAAAAACAGAACGAGTCTAACCCGGCTCCTCCTCAGGTGTTATCGACAGTagacatccattttttttttttttttactttctataTTTTTGGATTCTATCgctcattaaaataatggaaggattgaaaaatgttgaccaactgACAAGCTAGCACTGGTACTAGCTGAACTAAGCTCGGCCGCCATCACGTCTCTGTAGAGTGATTCTGATGCTGCGACGGTGTCATAATGTTGTCCCAGTCTGTCAGGTCACATGGTCACAGagggagctccacacacacacacacacacacacacacacacacacacacacacacacacacacacacacacacacacagcgctgctctcccccgctggctcagctgatcccgtccCGCCTCtcttactacctctgaagacggcaCAGAGGGGGGGTCATTCCGCCCagggcgctgcttgtcaacaaaaaAAGGCAGGTAACTGCTTGGGTCTCCggaccagtaggggggccccagagggcttACAAACTTTGGACCTAAGCAACAACCCAAAATGcacaaattttgcaatgactgtaGAAAACCTCcttaagggggccccatctgacagcattcgttctcgttgccctgctgagGCCCCCAAAATAACTTTTGCCTAGGACCCCAAACAGACcctagaatcaccactgattCCGCCC
This window of the Labrus mixtus chromosome 2, fLabMix1.1, whole genome shotgun sequence genome carries:
- the prokr1a gene encoding prokineticin receptor 1a, with protein sequence MVDSSNRSSAPMDYFPSSSEGLDYGIPLDEIPDTTQGRAFFVATIVIAAVLVCIMLVCGVGNCLFIASLARYKQLRNLTNLLIANLAVSDVLVAVVCCPFLLDYYVVKQLSWDHGLLLCAATNYLRTVSLYVSTNALLAIAVDRYMAILHPLRPRMKYQTAYCVILTVWIVPVFISIPSAYMASETTYPHVDGGTFKTFCAQIWPVDQQVYYRSYFLLIFALEFIGPVTVMAVCYTRISRELWFKDFPGFQTEQIRRKLQKRRRTVVVLILVLVAYILCWAPYYGFALLRDFYPTLISQNRNSLVAFYIIECIAMSNGVINTLCFMSVRNNKRLKKVSKFPLKLVTAKSVYEGEARTSSLRMTEDVGDTRLR